In the genome of Polaribacter atrinae, one region contains:
- a CDS encoding HYC_CC_PP family protein, producing the protein MKQFFSKIASFLLALLVLFSTFSFTVEKHYCGDSLIDVSYVGAANDCDLEMQKITAKENCCKDEVHQIKGQDQLRQTQVDDFDFSKQQFLAAFYISFNDLFLEKELKKINANNTSPPDTSLDYQVLYQSFLI; encoded by the coding sequence ATGAAACAATTTTTTTCTAAAATAGCGTCTTTTTTATTAGCACTCTTAGTGTTGTTTTCTACGTTTTCTTTTACTGTAGAAAAGCATTATTGTGGTGATTCTTTAATAGATGTTTCTTATGTAGGGGCAGCTAATGATTGTGATTTAGAAATGCAAAAAATTACTGCTAAAGAAAACTGTTGTAAAGATGAAGTTCATCAAATTAAAGGACAGGATCAATTAAGACAAACTCAGGTAGATGATTTTGATTTTTCTAAACAACAATTTCTAGCGGCATTTTATATTTCTTTTAATGATTTATTTTTAGAAAAGGAGTTAAAGAAAATAAATGCTAATAATACTTCACCTCCTGATACTTCTTTAGATTATCAGGTTCTATATCAATCTTTTTTAATTTGA
- a CDS encoding GAF domain-containing protein: protein MNIDILQQQIDKIISSNSTRDEKLQAICDYLEKEISYYDWVGFYFKNGDKNELKLAQYTGEETEHTIIPFGKGICGQVALSNENFVVQDVSAQENYISCGWKVKSEIVIPIFVAGENIGQIDIDSHTANTFSAKDEALLEYICKKLSNIL, encoded by the coding sequence ATGAATATAGATATTTTACAACAACAGATCGACAAAATTATCTCGTCTAACAGTACAAGAGACGAAAAATTACAAGCGATATGCGATTATTTAGAAAAAGAAATCTCTTACTATGATTGGGTTGGTTTTTATTTTAAAAACGGAGATAAAAACGAGCTTAAACTAGCGCAATATACAGGAGAAGAAACAGAACACACCATTATTCCTTTTGGGAAAGGTATTTGCGGACAAGTAGCTCTTAGTAATGAAAACTTTGTAGTACAAGATGTTTCTGCTCAAGAAAATTATATTTCTTGCGGATGGAAAGTAAAATCTGAAATTGTTATTCCAATTTTTGTAGCTGGAGAGAACATTGGTCAAATTGATATAGACTCTCATACAGCAAATACATTTTCCGCAAAGGACGAGGCACTTTTAGAGTATATTTGCAAAAAATTATCAAATATTCTTTAA
- the xrtF gene encoding exosortase family protein XrtF, whose product MKKYKSIIIFLIKFFVTYFLLVTIYNSYLQHSQEKEGVYKTASITTLVADQTVKVLTFFGYNVEAIQHDKEVSVKLVIEGEYTARVIEGCNSISLIILFISFIIAFSGSFKATFLFAIFGSIFIYVVNVLRIAFLTVMIYKFPEQLGILHDLVFPAIIYGAIFLLWVVWVNKFSNLKK is encoded by the coding sequence GTGAAAAAATATAAAAGCATCATCATTTTTCTGATTAAGTTTTTTGTAACCTATTTTTTGTTAGTTACAATTTATAACAGTTACTTACAGCATTCTCAAGAAAAAGAAGGTGTTTATAAAACGGCTTCCATTACAACACTTGTTGCCGACCAAACCGTAAAAGTGCTTACTTTTTTCGGTTATAATGTAGAAGCGATTCAGCATGATAAAGAGGTTTCTGTTAAATTGGTTATAGAAGGTGAGTATACTGCTAGGGTTATAGAAGGTTGTAATTCTATTAGTTTAATTATTTTATTTATTTCATTTATTATTGCCTTTTCAGGATCTTTTAAAGCTACTTTCTTGTTTGCTATTTTTGGAAGTATTTTTATTTATGTAGTAAACGTTTTAAGAATAGCTTTTCTTACGGTAATGATATATAAGTTTCCGGAACAGCTAGGTATTTTGCATGATCTAGTTTTTCCTGCTATTATTTATGGGGCCATATTTTTATTATGGGTTGTGTGGGTTAACAAGTTCTCTAATTTAAAAAAATGA
- the purH gene encoding bifunctional phosphoribosylaminoimidazolecarboxamide formyltransferase/IMP cyclohydrolase — protein sequence MSTSKTIKSALISVFHKDGLEPVVKKLNELNVTIYSTGGTEKFIKDLGINVIPVDEVTSYPSILGGRVKTLHPKVFGGILNRQDNESDVAELAEFNIPQIDLVIVDLYPFEKTVASGAPEQDIVEKIDIGGISLIRAAAKNFKDTVIVSSMDQYEGFLNTLSEGNGETTISERKKLAAKAFNISSHYDTAIFNYFNEDEIVYKASEQNANVLRYGENPHQKGYFFGDLEAMFDKLHGKELSYNNLLDVDAAVNLIQEFKGEAPTFAILKHNNACGFAQRDTISQAYTDALAGDPVSAFGGVLIANTEIDKETAEKIHTLFCEVVIAPSFSEDALAILKGKKNRIILIQKDVALPTTTVRTCLNGSLVQDKDSITDQLSDLKYVTNNKPTQNELDDLLFASKLCKNTKSNTITLVKNKQLLAGGTGQTSRVDALNQAIEKANSFKFDLNGSVMASDAFFPFPDCVEIADKAGIKSVIQPGGSIKDQLSIDYCNENNLSMVMTGTRHFKH from the coding sequence ATGAGCACTTCAAAAACAATTAAATCCGCATTAATTTCGGTATTTCACAAAGATGGTCTAGAACCAGTTGTAAAAAAATTAAATGAACTTAATGTAACAATCTATTCTACAGGTGGTACAGAGAAGTTTATAAAAGATTTAGGAATCAATGTAATTCCGGTAGACGAAGTTACTTCTTATCCTTCTATTCTTGGTGGAAGAGTTAAAACATTGCATCCAAAGGTTTTTGGAGGAATTCTTAACAGACAAGACAATGAAAGCGATGTTGCTGAATTAGCAGAATTTAATATTCCACAAATAGATTTAGTAATTGTAGATTTATATCCATTCGAAAAAACAGTAGCTTCTGGAGCACCTGAACAAGATATTGTAGAGAAAATTGATATTGGAGGAATCTCTTTAATTAGAGCTGCTGCAAAGAATTTTAAAGACACTGTTATTGTTTCTTCTATGGACCAATATGAAGGTTTCTTAAACACTCTTTCTGAAGGCAATGGTGAAACTACCATTTCTGAAAGAAAAAAACTTGCCGCAAAAGCATTTAATATTTCTTCTCATTATGATACTGCTATTTTTAACTATTTTAACGAAGATGAAATAGTTTATAAGGCAAGTGAACAAAATGCAAACGTTTTACGTTATGGAGAAAACCCTCATCAAAAAGGATATTTCTTTGGAGACTTAGAAGCAATGTTTGACAAACTTCACGGTAAAGAATTAAGCTACAACAATTTATTAGATGTAGATGCTGCTGTAAATTTAATTCAAGAATTTAAAGGTGAAGCACCTACTTTTGCTATTTTAAAACACAACAATGCTTGTGGTTTTGCACAAAGAGACACTATTAGTCAAGCTTATACAGATGCTTTAGCTGGAGATCCAGTTTCTGCTTTTGGTGGTGTTTTAATTGCAAACACAGAGATAGACAAAGAAACTGCAGAGAAAATTCACACTTTATTTTGCGAAGTTGTAATTGCTCCTTCTTTTTCTGAAGACGCATTAGCAATTTTAAAAGGAAAGAAAAACAGAATTATTTTAATTCAAAAAGACGTTGCTTTACCTACTACAACCGTAAGAACTTGTTTAAATGGTTCTTTAGTTCAAGATAAAGATAGTATTACAGATCAATTATCAGATTTAAAGTACGTAACCAACAATAAGCCAACTCAAAATGAGTTAGATGATTTGTTATTTGCTTCTAAATTGTGTAAAAACACAAAATCTAACACCATAACACTTGTTAAAAACAAACAATTATTGGCAGGAGGAACAGGACAAACAAGTAGAGTTGATGCATTAAACCAAGCTATTGAAAAAGCAAATTCTTTTAAATTTGATTTAAATGGAAGTGTTATGGCTAGTGATGCATTTTTTCCTTTTCCAGATTGTGTAGAAATTGCAGATAAAGCAGGAATAAAAAGTGTTATTCAACCTGGTGGATCTATTAAAGATCAATTAAGTATAGACTATTGTAATGAAAACAATTTATCTATGGTAATGACTGGGACAAGACATTTTAAACATTAA
- the groL gene encoding chaperonin GroEL (60 kDa chaperone family; promotes refolding of misfolded polypeptides especially under stressful conditions; forms two stacked rings of heptamers to form a barrel-shaped 14mer; ends can be capped by GroES; misfolded proteins enter the barrel where they are refolded when GroES binds), whose protein sequence is MAKNIKFDIEARDGLKRGVDALANAVKVTLGPKGRNVIISKSFGAPTVTKDGVSVAKEIELENELENMGAQMVKEVASKTNDLAGDGTTTATVLAQAIVKEGLKNVAAGANPMDLKRGIDKAVAAIIADLEKQAKKVGNSSEKIQQVAAISANNDAVIGDLIATAFAKVGKEGVITVEEAKGMETYVDVVEGMQFDRGYLSPYFVTDADKMIADLENPYVLLFDKKISNLQEILPILEPVSQSGRPLLIIAEDVDGQALATLVVNKLRGGLKIAAVKAPGFGDRRKAMLEDIAILTGGTVISEERGFSLENATLDLLGTAEGITIDKDNTTIVNGSGDADAIKARVSQIKAQIETTTSDYDKEKLQERLAKLAGGVAVLYVGAASEVEMKEKKDRVDDALHATRAAVEEGIVAGGGVALVRAKKVLEKITTENLDETTGVQIVNKAIEAPLRTIVENAGGEGSVVINKVLEGKKDFGYDAKNDIYVDMLEAGIIDPKKVTRVALENAASVAGMILTTECALVDIKEDAPAGGMPPMGGGMPGMM, encoded by the coding sequence ATGGCAAAAAATATAAAATTTGATATTGAAGCAAGAGACGGATTAAAACGTGGAGTTGATGCTTTAGCAAATGCAGTAAAAGTAACTTTAGGACCAAAAGGAAGAAACGTAATTATTTCTAAATCTTTTGGAGCACCAACAGTTACTAAAGATGGAGTTTCTGTAGCAAAAGAAATTGAGTTAGAAAATGAGCTTGAAAATATGGGAGCTCAAATGGTAAAAGAAGTTGCTTCTAAAACCAACGATTTAGCTGGTGATGGTACAACAACTGCTACCGTTCTTGCACAAGCAATTGTAAAAGAAGGTCTAAAAAACGTTGCTGCAGGTGCAAACCCAATGGATTTAAAACGTGGAATTGACAAAGCTGTTGCTGCAATTATTGCAGACTTAGAAAAACAAGCAAAAAAAGTTGGTAATTCTTCTGAAAAAATTCAACAAGTTGCAGCAATTTCTGCAAATAACGATGCTGTTATTGGTGACTTAATAGCTACTGCTTTTGCCAAGGTTGGTAAAGAAGGTGTTATTACCGTTGAAGAAGCAAAAGGAATGGAAACGTATGTTGACGTTGTAGAAGGTATGCAATTTGACAGAGGTTATTTATCTCCTTATTTTGTTACCGATGCAGATAAAATGATTGCAGATTTAGAAAATCCTTATGTTTTATTATTCGACAAAAAGATTTCTAACTTACAAGAAATTCTTCCAATTTTAGAGCCAGTTTCTCAATCTGGACGTCCTTTATTAATTATTGCAGAAGATGTAGACGGACAAGCGTTAGCTACTTTAGTTGTAAATAAATTAAGAGGTGGTTTAAAAATTGCTGCTGTTAAAGCTCCAGGATTTGGAGACAGAAGAAAAGCAATGTTAGAAGACATCGCAATCTTAACTGGCGGAACTGTAATTTCTGAAGAAAGAGGTTTCTCTTTAGAAAACGCAACATTAGATCTTTTAGGTACTGCAGAAGGTATTACTATTGATAAAGACAATACAACTATTGTAAATGGTTCTGGTGATGCAGATGCTATTAAAGCAAGAGTTAGTCAAATTAAAGCTCAAATAGAGACTACAACTTCTGACTATGACAAAGAAAAACTTCAAGAACGTTTAGCTAAATTAGCTGGTGGTGTTGCTGTTTTATATGTTGGTGCTGCTTCTGAAGTAGAAATGAAGGAGAAAAAAGATAGAGTTGATGATGCTTTACACGCTACAAGAGCTGCAGTAGAAGAAGGTATTGTTGCTGGTGGTGGTGTTGCTTTAGTACGCGCTAAAAAAGTTTTAGAAAAAATCACTACAGAAAACTTAGACGAAACTACAGGTGTACAAATTGTAAACAAAGCAATTGAAGCACCTTTAAGAACCATCGTAGAAAATGCTGGTGGTGAAGGTTCTGTTGTAATTAATAAAGTTTTAGAAGGTAAAAAAGACTTTGGTTATGATGCTAAAAACGACATATATGTTGATATGTTAGAAGCTGGAATTATAGATCCTAAGAAAGTAACGCGTGTTGCATTAGAAAATGCTGCATCTGTTGCCGGAATGATCTTAACTACAGAATGTGCCTTAGTAGACATTAAAGAAGATGCTCCTGCTGGCGGAATGCCTCCAATGGGTGGTGGAATGCCAGGAATGATGTAA
- a CDS encoding co-chaperone GroES: MGLNIKPLADRVLVEPAPAETKTASGLIIPDNAKEKPQQGTVVAVGNGKVDEPLTVKIGDTVLYSKYGGTDLKLEGKDYLMMRESDILAII; this comes from the coding sequence ATGGGATTAAATATTAAGCCTTTAGCAGACAGAGTTCTTGTAGAACCTGCTCCAGCAGAAACAAAAACAGCATCAGGATTAATTATACCTGATAATGCCAAAGAAAAACCTCAACAAGGTACTGTTGTTGCCGTAGGAAACGGAAAAGTAGACGAGCCTTTAACTGTAAAAATTGGAGATACTGTTTTATATAGTAAATATGGTGGAACCGATTTAAAGTTAGAAGGTAAAGATTATTTAATGATGCGTGAATCTGATATTTTAGCGATCATCTAA
- the mreC gene encoding rod shape-determining protein MreC has protein sequence MQQIIYFFQKFKYFLFFILLEFIALTFTFNNLSFHKSKFINSANSVTGGLLTTLSNSTEYLGLKSENKFLSEENTRLKNLLEKNKSINFDIDSTVIDSLQYHQNYTFTNAKIINNNYSKPFNFLTINKGKNQNIDKEMAVINSRGIIGITENSSNNYTRVQSILNKNSGINARLKGNTFYYGTLKWNSVDYNIVQLHDIPRQAPLKIGDTIETGGKSTIFPEGIPIGTISKINKGNTANNQVDVKLFNDMSNLGYVYIIKNLDKEELKFLENTSNE, from the coding sequence ATGCAGCAGATTATCTATTTTTTTCAGAAGTTTAAGTATTTTCTGTTTTTTATATTGTTAGAGTTTATAGCGCTAACATTTACTTTTAACAACCTAAGTTTTCATAAAAGCAAGTTTATAAACTCTGCTAATAGTGTTACAGGTGGCTTACTTACAACTCTTTCTAATTCTACAGAATATTTAGGATTAAAATCTGAAAATAAATTTTTATCAGAAGAGAATACGCGTCTAAAAAATCTATTAGAGAAAAATAAATCTATAAATTTTGATATTGATTCTACCGTTATAGATTCATTACAATATCATCAAAATTATACTTTTACAAACGCAAAAATCATCAATAATAATTATTCTAAACCATTTAATTTTTTAACTATAAATAAAGGTAAAAATCAAAATATAGATAAAGAAATGGCTGTAATTAATAGCAGAGGAATTATTGGGATTACAGAAAACTCATCAAATAATTATACGAGAGTACAATCTATTTTGAATAAAAATAGTGGTATTAATGCACGCCTTAAAGGAAACACTTTTTATTACGGAACATTAAAATGGAACAGTGTAGATTATAATATTGTTCAATTACACGATATCCCTAGACAAGCTCCATTAAAAATTGGTGACACCATAGAAACAGGAGGGAAATCTACTATTTTTCCGGAGGGAATACCTATTGGTACTATCTCAAAAATAAACAAAGGAAACACGGCTAACAACCAAGTAGATGTAAAATTATTTAATGATATGAGCAACCTTGGTTATGTTTATATTATTAAAAACCTAGACAAAGAAGAACTGAAATTTTTAGAAAACACGAGCAATGAATAA
- a CDS encoding rod shape-determining protein, translating to MGFFDFMTEDIAIDLGTANTLIIHNGKVVIDSPSIVARNRITGEIIAIGKEANLMQGKTHENIKTIRPLKDGVIADFEASEQMIKEFVKQIPSIKKRLFPPALRMVICIPSGITEVEKRAVRDSAKHMNAKEIYLIYEPMAAAIGVGIDIMEPKGNMIIDIGGGTTEIAVIALGGIVCDQSVKVAGDLFTNDIMYYMRTQHNLHVGESTAEKIKITIGAATEDLETPPDEMLVQGRDLLSGKPKQVQVSYREIAKALDKSILRIEDAVMETLSKTPPELAADIYNTGIYLAGGGSMLRGLDKRLSRKTDLPVYVAEDPLRAVVRGTGIALKELKKYKNVLMK from the coding sequence ATGGGTTTTTTCGATTTTATGACGGAAGATATTGCGATTGATTTAGGTACCGCAAATACTTTAATAATCCACAACGGAAAAGTGGTTATTGATAGTCCTTCTATTGTTGCCAGGAACAGAATTACTGGAGAAATCATTGCAATTGGTAAAGAAGCCAACCTAATGCAAGGAAAAACCCATGAAAATATTAAAACAATTCGTCCTTTAAAAGACGGAGTTATTGCAGATTTTGAAGCATCAGAACAGATGATTAAAGAATTTGTAAAGCAAATTCCTTCCATTAAAAAGCGTTTATTTCCACCAGCATTAAGAATGGTTATCTGTATTCCTTCTGGAATTACAGAAGTAGAAAAACGAGCAGTTCGTGATTCTGCAAAGCACATGAATGCAAAAGAAATCTATTTAATTTATGAGCCTATGGCTGCTGCAATTGGTGTTGGTATAGACATTATGGAGCCAAAAGGAAACATGATTATTGATATAGGTGGTGGTACAACAGAAATTGCTGTAATAGCATTAGGTGGTATTGTTTGTGATCAATCTGTAAAAGTTGCAGGAGATCTTTTTACAAATGATATTATGTATTATATGCGTACCCAACACAATTTACATGTTGGAGAATCTACCGCAGAAAAAATAAAAATCACCATTGGTGCCGCAACAGAAGATTTAGAAACTCCACCAGATGAAATGTTAGTTCAAGGTAGAGACTTATTAAGCGGAAAACCAAAACAAGTACAAGTTTCTTATAGAGAAATTGCAAAAGCATTAGACAAATCTATTTTAAGGATTGAAGATGCTGTTATGGAAACTTTATCTAAAACTCCGCCAGAATTAGCGGCTGATATTTATAACACAGGTATTTACTTAGCAGGAGGAGGCTCTATGTTAAGAGGTTTAGACAAACGTTTATCTAGAAAAACAGATTTACCAGTTTATGTTGCAGAAGACCCTTTAAGAGCGGTTGTTCGTGGAACAGGAATTGCCTTAAAAGAATTAAAAAAATACAAAAATGTATTAATGAAATAG
- a CDS encoding heavy-metal-associated domain-containing protein encodes MKKVLFVLSLCLIGFSAQSQEVKKKKSAKVTIEVDGICGMCKKRIETAALKTKGVKFAIWSVETHQLNLILDERKTDVETIQQNVLAVGHDVVLAEENILKATDEAYGSVHGCCKYRDEEIIKDHNGDLKKQKKQ; translated from the coding sequence ATGAAAAAAGTACTATTCGTATTAAGTTTATGTTTGATTGGTTTTTCAGCACAATCACAAGAAGTAAAAAAGAAAAAAAGTGCAAAAGTAACTATAGAAGTAGATGGAATTTGCGGTATGTGTAAAAAACGTATTGAAACAGCTGCTTTAAAAACAAAAGGGGTAAAGTTTGCAATTTGGAGTGTAGAAACACATCAATTAAATTTAATTTTAGACGAACGTAAAACAGATGTTGAGACTATTCAACAAAATGTTTTAGCTGTTGGTCATGATGTTGTTTTAGCTGAAGAAAACATCTTAAAAGCAACAGATGAAGCTTATGGTTCTGTGCACGGTTGTTGTAAGTATAGAGATGAGGAAATAATTAAAGACCATAATGGAGATTTAAAAAAACAGAAGAAGCAGTAG
- a CDS encoding TonB-dependent receptor produces the protein MKKYIISSFLLLIPVILFSQTTFKGMIMDKNNPKDNLGVADVTVHWLGTNVSAITNKKGWFTIDYKPEFKKLVVNYLGYKTDTLTVTSLKPVYHYITLEGNLDEVIIKSKRNAIQKSFLSTANMFTVNAEELLKAACCNLAESFETNPSIDVSFSDALTGTKQIQMLGLTSPYLSITQENIPSVRGAAQVFGLTFTPGTWVESIQITKGAGSVVNGYESISGQINAELVKPFSDNKFFVNAYSSLNGRLELNTHFNQKVSDKWSTGIYIHGDYRGERFDKNDDNFLDNPLTDQVNVMNRWQYVDAEKGWVSFINVRFLNDEKQTGEIDFNPSLDKGTTNAWGSEIDTRRFETSAKLGYVFPELPFQSVSLQFAYSNHQQDSYFGQKIYDIEHESIFSNIIFNSIIGDTRNKFKTGLSFTHDNYDELVNITNYDRKETSAGAFFEYAFDNLDDFSLTAGLRIDTHNLLGTFVTPRIHARYVPWESSVFRASAGRGKRSANIFAENQQLFASSRAINIDDVGGNIYGLNPEVAWNYGVSYMQRFNLFNKKGDVTFDFYQTDFSNQVVVDWENPQEISFYNLDGKSIANSFQLEVNYNIAPYFNFRTAYKYFDISTEYTSGNLQKPIQPKNRFFANLSYETPAKESGAQWKFDVTFNNIGKQRLPNTVSNPVQYQLPSHSDSYQLLNSQITKVFSDKFEVYVGAENLTNVQQKNPILASDDPFGDYFDSTIVYSPIFGRAFYTGLRFKIK, from the coding sequence ATGAAAAAATACATAATAAGTAGTTTCTTGCTACTTATTCCTGTGATTCTCTTTTCTCAAACTACATTTAAAGGGATGATTATGGATAAAAATAACCCTAAAGATAATTTAGGTGTTGCCGATGTAACTGTGCATTGGTTAGGTACAAACGTGAGTGCAATTACTAATAAAAAGGGATGGTTTACTATAGATTACAAACCAGAATTTAAAAAGTTAGTGGTTAATTATTTAGGCTATAAGACAGATACTTTAACGGTTACAAGTTTAAAGCCTGTGTATCATTATATTACACTAGAAGGTAATTTAGATGAAGTAATTATTAAAAGTAAAAGAAATGCAATTCAAAAATCTTTTTTGTCTACGGCTAATATGTTTACTGTAAATGCAGAAGAGTTATTAAAGGCGGCATGTTGTAATTTGGCCGAAAGTTTTGAAACCAACCCTTCTATAGATGTTAGTTTTTCTGATGCTTTAACAGGAACGAAACAAATACAAATGTTAGGTTTAACAAGTCCTTATTTATCAATTACACAAGAAAATATTCCTTCTGTTAGAGGTGCGGCCCAGGTTTTCGGACTCACATTTACACCAGGTACTTGGGTAGAAAGTATACAGATTACAAAAGGAGCAGGTTCTGTTGTAAATGGGTATGAAAGTATATCTGGACAAATAAATGCAGAATTGGTGAAACCTTTTTCTGATAATAAATTCTTTGTTAATGCCTATTCTTCTTTAAATGGAAGACTCGAATTAAATACACATTTTAACCAAAAAGTTTCAGATAAATGGTCTACAGGTATTTATATTCATGGAGATTATAGAGGAGAAAGGTTTGATAAAAATGATGATAATTTTTTAGACAATCCTTTAACTGATCAAGTAAATGTAATGAACCGTTGGCAATATGTAGATGCAGAAAAGGGGTGGGTGAGTTTTATTAATGTACGTTTTTTAAATGATGAAAAACAAACAGGTGAGATTGATTTTAATCCATCTTTAGATAAAGGAACCACAAATGCTTGGGGAAGTGAAATAGATACAAGACGTTTTGAGACTTCTGCTAAATTAGGGTATGTTTTTCCTGAGTTGCCTTTTCAAAGTGTAAGTCTTCAGTTTGCGTATAGTAACCATCAGCAAGATTCTTATTTTGGACAAAAAATTTATGATATAGAGCATGAAAGCATATTTTCTAATATTATTTTTAATTCTATCATAGGGGACACTAGAAATAAGTTTAAAACAGGACTTAGCTTTACACATGATAATTATGATGAGTTGGTAAATATTACCAATTACGATAGAAAAGAAACTTCTGCTGGCGCCTTTTTTGAGTACGCATTTGATAATTTAGATGATTTTAGCCTAACTGCAGGTTTGCGTATAGATACTCATAATTTATTAGGGACTTTTGTTACTCCTAGAATTCATGCAAGATATGTGCCTTGGGAAAGCAGTGTTTTTAGAGCTTCTGCAGGAAGAGGAAAGCGAAGTGCTAATATTTTTGCAGAAAATCAACAATTATTTGCAAGTTCAAGAGCTATTAATATTGATGATGTTGGTGGTAATATCTACGGATTAAATCCGGAAGTTGCTTGGAACTACGGAGTTTCTTATATGCAAAGATTTAACTTATTCAATAAAAAGGGAGATGTTACTTTCGATTTTTATCAAACAGACTTTTCCAATCAGGTTGTGGTAGATTGGGAGAATCCACAAGAAATATCATTTTATAATTTAGATGGAAAAAGTATAGCGAATAGTTTTCAGTTGGAAGTAAACTATAATATTGCGCCGTATTTTAATTTTAGAACAGCATATAAGTATTTTGATATTTCTACTGAGTATACTTCTGGTAATTTGCAAAAACCAATACAACCTAAAAATAGATTTTTTGCCAATCTTTCTTATGAAACTCCGGCTAAAGAAAGTGGGGCTCAATGGAAGTTTGATGTTACTTTTAATAATATAGGAAAACAGCGCTTACCAAATACGGTATCTAATCCTGTACAATATCAATTGCCATCACATTCAGATTCTTATCAATTGTTGAATTCGCAAATTACAAAGGTTTTTTCAGACAAGTTTGAGGTTTATGTTGGTGCGGAAAACTTAACAAATGTTCAGCAGAAAAATCCTATTTTAGCAAGTGATGATCCTTTTGGGGATTATTTTGATAGTACAATTGTGTATTCTCCTATTTTTGGAAGAGCATTTTACACGGGATTAAGATTTAAAATTAAATAG
- a CDS encoding exosortase F system-associated membrane protein, translating into MNTYIKTALAILLFLLLFVVRSASSNLFYDPLMEYFKNDYLYKNIDQLDVWRLMLHMLYRYVLNSVITLGLIWVLFERKDYLKFSAFFLMIAFVLLMVIFMILIRDNFEGGYLLPFYIRRFIIHPLFLLISLPAFYYQKLSNR; encoded by the coding sequence ATGAATACATATATAAAAACTGCATTAGCAATACTTCTTTTTTTGCTACTTTTTGTGGTAAGATCTGCGTCTTCTAATTTGTTTTATGATCCATTAATGGAATATTTTAAAAACGATTATTTATATAAAAATATAGATCAATTAGATGTATGGCGATTAATGTTACACATGCTGTATAGGTATGTGTTAAATTCTGTTATAACATTAGGTTTAATTTGGGTTTTGTTTGAAAGAAAAGACTACCTAAAGTTTTCTGCTTTCTTTTTAATGATAGCCTTTGTATTGCTTATGGTGATTTTTATGATTTTAATTAGAGATAACTTTGAAGGTGGCTATTTATTACCATTTTACATACGTAGATTTATAATTCACCCACTATTTTTACTCATATCGTTGCCTGCTTTTTATTATCAAAAGCTGAGTAATAGGTAA
- the secG gene encoding preprotein translocase subunit SecG, with translation MSYTAFLILILIVAVALILIVMVQNPKGGGLTSSFGGSGAQSLGGVQNTNNFLDRTTWTLAIAMFALILLANFAIPRDGDNNFQLNNTLDGIETTTPVETTTPITNDSLN, from the coding sequence ATGAGTTACACAGCTTTTTTAATTCTTATTTTGATTGTAGCCGTTGCATTAATCTTAATTGTGATGGTTCAAAACCCTAAAGGTGGAGGGTTAACTTCTTCTTTTGGAGGTAGTGGTGCACAATCTTTAGGAGGAGTACAAAACACTAACAATTTTTTAGACAGAACAACTTGGACTTTAGCAATTGCTATGTTTGCATTAATTTTATTAGCAAATTTTGCAATTCCAAGAGATGGAGACAACAATTTTCAGTTAAACAATACTTTAGATGGTATTGAAACGACAACTCCTGTTGAAACCACAACTCCTATAACTAACGATAGTTTAAACTAA